A genome region from Sphingorhabdus sp. SMR4y includes the following:
- a CDS encoding NupC/NupG family nucleoside CNT transporter, with protein MMDILQQGQGLIGLSLILVFVWLLSENRQARPGWKWIGGALLLQFAIALIIVRVPFVWDIIGLADQGVMAIEKATLVGSSYMFGYAGGAELPFVLKEGAEPPLIIAFQILPLVIVFSALSALLWHWGVLAWIVRGLSWALRKTMGVSGVVGLSGGANIFLGVVESPLILRAYFEKMSRAELFMVMVLAMSTISGAILVLYASTLSATVPNAVGHMISASLISLPAAILLARLMVPGDGKTETGDEQPGLKYDGSIDAIVRGTMEGVQVFLAVIGIILVVFALVALVDQMLTVLPLVDGQAVTIRRAFGWLFAPLMWTLGVPWDQAPAAGALMGTKTILNEYVAYLDLSTLPEGTFDPRSQLIVVYALCGFANLASVGLLVSTIGTLAPSRRVEVAGLGMKSWIVGNCATAMTGAVIGLITFT; from the coding sequence ATGATGGATATCCTGCAGCAAGGCCAGGGCCTGATTGGCCTGTCGCTGATCCTTGTCTTTGTCTGGCTGCTGTCCGAAAACCGGCAGGCCCGGCCTGGCTGGAAATGGATCGGCGGGGCGCTGCTGCTGCAATTTGCCATCGCGCTGATAATTGTCCGGGTGCCCTTTGTCTGGGACATCATCGGTCTCGCCGATCAGGGCGTAATGGCAATCGAGAAAGCGACGCTGGTCGGATCCTCCTATATGTTCGGCTATGCCGGCGGGGCAGAACTGCCCTTTGTCCTGAAGGAAGGCGCCGAGCCGCCGCTAATCATCGCCTTCCAGATATTGCCTCTGGTCATCGTCTTCTCGGCGCTGTCCGCCCTGCTGTGGCACTGGGGTGTGCTCGCGTGGATTGTTCGCGGCCTGTCCTGGGCCTTGCGCAAGACTATGGGCGTGAGCGGCGTGGTCGGGCTGAGCGGCGGCGCGAATATCTTCCTCGGCGTGGTGGAATCGCCTTTGATATTGCGCGCCTATTTCGAGAAGATGAGCCGCGCGGAACTGTTCATGGTCATGGTGCTGGCGATGTCGACCATCTCCGGCGCGATACTTGTGCTCTACGCTTCCACCCTGTCCGCCACCGTGCCCAATGCGGTCGGCCACATGATTTCCGCCTCGCTGATCTCGCTGCCAGCCGCGATACTGCTGGCCCGCCTGATGGTGCCCGGTGACGGCAAGACCGAGACCGGCGATGAACAGCCGGGACTCAAATATGACGGCAGCATTGATGCCATTGTCCGCGGGACGATGGAAGGTGTGCAGGTCTTTCTGGCGGTAATCGGGATCATCCTCGTGGTCTTTGCGCTGGTGGCGCTGGTCGACCAGATGCTTACCGTTCTGCCGCTTGTCGACGGGCAGGCAGTGACGATCAGACGCGCGTTCGGCTGGCTGTTTGCGCCGCTGATGTGGACCCTGGGCGTGCCCTGGGACCAGGCACCGGCCGCTGGCGCATTGATGGGTACCAAGACCATTCTCAACGAATATGTCGCCTATCTTGATCTGTCGACGCTGCCGGAGGGGACCTTTGATCCGCGCAGCCAGCTGATTGTCGTCTATGCCTTGTGCGGTTTCGCCAATCTCGCCAGCGTCGGATTGCTGGTGTCGACCATCGGCACGCTGGCGCCATCGCGGCGCGTCGAAGTGGCGGGCCTGGGCATGAAAAGCTGGATCGTCGGCAATTGCGCCACCGCGATGACCGGGGCGGTGATTGGTCTGATAACCTTTACCTAA
- a CDS encoding FAD-dependent oxidoreductase — protein MKKILILVLFAIAIASFFSFDLGSQLTLANLKEQQAAFDAQYRAAPVLVIGIFFLVYVVTTAASLPGALILTLAAGALFGVVTGTIIVSFASSIGATIAFLSSRYLFRDTIKARFGDRLKAIDNGVEKDGPFYLLTLRLVPIFPFFLINLLMGLTAIKARTFYIVSQIGMLLGTIVYVNAGTQLANIDEVSDIGSPVLLLSFAALGLTPWIGKWIVGLIKRRKVYARWTRPKKYDRNMVVIGAGAAGLVSSYIAATVKAKVTLVEASKMGGDCLNYGCVPSKALIKSAKVAEQMRNGDVYGLDKVEPKYSFKAVMQRIHGIIAEIEPHDSVERYTGLGVDVVKGYATIIDPWTVEIKREDGETQRLTTRSIVIATGGRPFVPDLPGLDDVGYVTSDTLWEEFAQMEDIPKRMIILGGGPIGCELSQAFARLGAEVVQVERSDRLLAREDDEVAELALAAQQQSGVEVLTGHDAIRCELVDGEKRLILSADSKEKSIAFDALVVAVGRSARLSGFGLEELGIETDRTVITDDYLATLYPNIFAAGDVAGPYQFTHVASHQAWYASVNALFGQFRKFKADYRVIPWTTFIDPEIARVGLNEQDARAQGIAYEVTTYPMHELDRAIADSATQGFVKVLTPPGKDRILGVTIVGDHAGELLAEYVLAMKYKLGLNKILGTIHTYPTMAEANKYAAGEWKRAHAPEGLLRWVERYHKWMRG, from the coding sequence ATGAAAAAAATACTGATCCTTGTTCTGTTCGCCATCGCCATCGCCAGCTTCTTCTCTTTTGACCTGGGTTCGCAACTGACGCTGGCCAATCTGAAAGAACAGCAAGCGGCCTTTGACGCCCAATATCGGGCCGCGCCCGTTCTGGTCATCGGCATCTTCTTTCTGGTCTATGTGGTGACAACGGCTGCATCCCTGCCTGGTGCGCTCATTTTGACGCTGGCAGCAGGCGCGCTGTTCGGTGTTGTTACCGGTACGATCATTGTCTCCTTCGCATCATCCATCGGCGCGACCATCGCCTTTCTCTCGTCCCGCTATCTGTTCCGTGACACGATCAAGGCGCGGTTTGGCGACCGGTTGAAGGCGATAGATAACGGTGTCGAAAAAGACGGGCCATTCTATCTGCTGACGCTGAGGCTGGTGCCAATCTTTCCCTTCTTCCTGATCAACCTGCTGATGGGGCTGACCGCGATAAAGGCCCGGACATTCTATATCGTCAGCCAGATCGGCATGCTGCTGGGGACCATTGTCTATGTCAACGCCGGCACGCAACTGGCCAATATAGATGAAGTCAGCGATATCGGTTCGCCGGTTCTGCTGCTGTCCTTCGCCGCGCTCGGCCTGACGCCGTGGATCGGCAAGTGGATCGTCGGACTGATCAAACGCCGGAAAGTCTATGCGCGCTGGACCAGACCGAAAAAATATGACCGCAATATGGTGGTGATCGGCGCCGGTGCCGCCGGTCTGGTGTCTTCCTATATTGCGGCGACGGTCAAGGCCAAGGTGACTCTGGTGGAAGCATCGAAAATGGGCGGCGACTGTCTCAACTATGGCTGCGTACCCAGCAAGGCGCTGATCAAAAGCGCCAAGGTCGCCGAGCAGATGCGCAACGGTGATGTTTACGGGCTGGACAAGGTCGAGCCAAAATATAGCTTCAAGGCGGTGATGCAGCGTATCCACGGCATTATCGCGGAGATCGAGCCGCATGACAGCGTCGAGCGCTATACCGGGCTCGGCGTCGACGTGGTGAAGGGCTATGCGACGATCATCGATCCCTGGACCGTCGAAATAAAGCGCGAAGATGGCGAGACACAGAGGCTGACCACGCGTTCCATCGTCATTGCCACCGGCGGGCGGCCCTTCGTCCCCGATCTGCCCGGTCTTGATGACGTCGGCTATGTCACCAGCGATACACTCTGGGAAGAATTCGCGCAGATGGAGGATATTCCCAAGCGGATGATCATACTCGGCGGCGGCCCGATTGGCTGCGAGCTGAGTCAGGCTTTTGCCCGGCTGGGAGCGGAGGTGGTGCAAGTGGAGCGTTCGGACCGCCTGCTGGCGCGGGAAGATGACGAGGTCGCCGAACTGGCCCTCGCCGCGCAGCAACAATCGGGAGTCGAGGTCTTGACCGGCCATGATGCGATCCGCTGCGAGCTGGTGGACGGTGAGAAACGGCTGATCCTGTCCGCAGATAGCAAAGAGAAGAGCATCGCTTTTGATGCTCTCGTGGTTGCGGTCGGGCGCAGCGCGCGCCTGAGTGGATTTGGTCTGGAAGAGCTGGGCATCGAAACCGACCGCACGGTCATCACCGATGACTATCTGGCGACGCTCTATCCCAATATCTTCGCTGCCGGTGACGTCGCCGGACCCTATCAGTTCACCCATGTCGCCTCGCATCAGGCCTGGTATGCGTCGGTCAACGCGCTGTTCGGCCAGTTCCGCAAGTTCAAGGCCGACTATCGCGTGATCCCGTGGACCACCTTCATCGATCCCGAGATCGCCCGGGTCGGCCTGAACGAACAGGACGCGAGAGCGCAGGGCATTGCCTATGAAGTCACGACCTACCCGATGCACGAACTGGACCGGGCGATTGCGGACAGCGCCACGCAGGGCTTTGTCAAAGTGCTGACCCCGCCGGGCAAGGACAGGATTTTGGGTGTGACGATTGTCGGTGATCATGCGGGGGAATTACTGGCGGAATATGTGCTGGCGATGAAATACAAGCTCGGCCTCAACAAGATTTTGGGCACGATCCACACCTATCCGACCATGGCCGAAGCCAATAAATATGCCGCCGGCGAATGGAAGCGAGCGCATGCGCCGGAAGGGCTGCTGCGCTGGGTCGAGCGCTATCACAAATGGATGCGCGGATGA